TGGCGCCCGGCGTGCGTCGCGGCATCGTCGCCCAGCGCCGCTATGACCATGCGGAATGGGATTGCGTGCCGCCGGTGCGCCGCAAGGGCCTGGGCCTTCTGCTCCACTGGTCGCGGTCGCGCTTCCAGTTCGTGAACTACCGGGTATCGGACCTCGATGCGCCGGCGCTGCGGGTGGTGCGGGCCATGGGGCTGCCGCTGCTCACCTGGACGGTGCGCACGGCGGAAGATCGGGCGCTGGCCGCGGCCGGCGCCGACCAGATCGTCTTCGAGGGGTTCCGGCCCTGACCGGCCGAGGGGAGAGACGGAGCATGATCGACAACCACAAGACCTTCGGCCGCTGCACGGCCCGCCTCCTGATCGCCGGCCTGCTGGCTGCGGCGGCCGGAACGCCCGCGCTCGCCAATGACAGCACAGCGGCCCTGAGCGCCGGCGGCCTCATCATGGTGCCCAATCTCGATATCGAGATGGCCTCGGAGGACCTGTTCATTTCCGAGCAGGAAGTGCGGGTGCGCTATGTCTTCCGCAACACCGCCAAGCAGGACCAGACGGTTCTCGTCGCCTTCCCGATGCCCGACATCACCATCCGGGAATCGCTGAACATCACCATTCCCAACGACGCGTCGGACAATTTCCTCGACTTCAAGACAACGGTCGACGGCAAGCCGGTCCAGACCCAATTGGAGCAGCGGGCGCTGGCGCTGGAGATCGACCGCACGGCCATGCTGCGCGACCTCAAGATCCCGCTCGCGCCCTATCTGAAGCAGACTCAGGCGGCGCTGGACGCCCTGCCGCAGGACAAGTGGAAAGAGTTCGAGGCCCTCGGCCTCGGCATGGTGGACGAATATGAGGCCGGCAAGGGTCCCGAGCGCCATCTGGCGCCGCAGTGGACCCTGAAGTCCACCTATTACTGGTCGCAGACCTTTCCGGCCGGAAAGGCTCTGGTGGTCGAGCACAAATACCGACCCAGCGTCGGCATGTCGGCGGGCACGCTCATCGGCCTCAAGCTCAAGGACAATGAGTACGCCGCCGAGGAGCAGCGCCAGCAGATGGACCAGTTCTGCGTCGATCAGGCCTTCCTCAATGGGGTGTCGAAGGCCTCCAAGGCCTCGAAGAATTCCGGCGAGGTGCCCTTTTCGGATGCGCGCATCCACTACATCCTGCAAACGGGCGGCAACTGGTCCGGCGGCACCATCCGGGACTTCAAGCTCACCGTCGACAAGGGTGCCTCGGAGAACCTCGTCAGCTTCTGCGGCAAGGACGTGAAAAAGATCAGTCCGACGCAGTTCCAGATGACGGCCAAGGATTTCTACCCGGCCAGGAACCTCGGTATCTTGATCCTGAAGCCCTACCCCAAGCAGTAAGCCGACCTTCCGGAGGTGCACCGCAGCATCTTCCCGCGTCGCGCCTTCAGGCCCATGTTAGGCGGGCATGACCGAGATCCGCATTCTCCCCGCTCTGTCCGAAATCCCAGCCGCCGACTGGGACGCCTGTGCCGCCGGAGGCGCGGCGCGTCCCGAGCCCTTCGTCTCCCACGCCTTTCTCCAGGCGCTGGAAGAAGCCGGCTGCGCCCGCGCCCGCACGGGCTGGCAGCCTCAGCATCTGGTGCTGGACGGGCCGGACGGCCGTCCGGCGGCGGTGGCCCCCGCCTATCTGAAATCCCATTCGCGTGGGGAATACGTCTTCGACCATGGCTGGGCCGAGGCCTATGAGAGCGCGGGCGGGCGCTATTATCCCAAGGTGCAGGCGGCCGTGCCCTTCACCCCCGCCACCGGCCGCCGGCTGCTGGTGCGCGGCGATGCGGATGAGGGCGCTTTGCGTGAGACGCTGGGCGTTGGCCTCGTGCAACTGGCCAAGCTGCGCAATGCCTCATCCGTCCATGTGACCTTCGCCACGGAGGAAGAATGGGAGGCGCTGGCCGCGCTCGGCTTCCTCAAGCGCACCGACCAGCAGTTCCACTGGGTGAACGAGGGCTACGCCAGCTATGACGACTTCCTGGAGGCCCTTGCCTCCCGCAAGCGCAAGGCGCTGCGCAAGGAGCGGCGGGAGGCGCTGGCGAACGGCATCGAGATCGAGTGGCTGACAGGAGCGGACATCACGGAAGCCGCCTGGGATGCCTTCTTCGCCTTCTACATGGACACCGGCTCCCGCAAATGGGGCAGCCCATATCTCAACCGCGCCTTCTTCTCGCTGCTCGGGCAGCGGATGGCGGATGCGTGCCTGCTGGTGATGGCCAAGCGCGCCGGGCGCTATGTGGCGGGCGCCCTCAACCTCATCGGGACGGACCGGCTCTATGGCCGCTATTGGGGCTGCATCGAGCATCACCCGTACCTGCATTTCGAGGTCTGCTACCATCAGGCGGTGGATTTCGCGATCGCCCGGGGCCTCAAGGTGGTGGAGGCCGGGGCGCAGGGGGAGCACAAGCTTGCCCGCGGCTACCTGCCGCGCACCACCTATTCCGCCCACTGGATCGCCGACGCCGGCCTGCGGCGGGCGGTCGCCAATTATCTGGAGCGCGAGCGCGCCTATGTGGCGCAGGCCAATGAAGATCTCTCGGCTCTTGGCCCCTTCCGCCGTGGATCGGCACCCGAAGAAGTGGAATAGGCTCGACCTGCGCCGCGACTTATGTTTGGGAGAAGCTGCGTGCGGCACGTCCGCGCGGAAGAAAGGGCGAGCCCCGAAGGGCCCTGGGAGAAACCATGACCTATTGTTGCGGCGTTCTGGTTCGGGACGGGCTGGTGATGATCGCGGACACGCGCACCAATGCCGGGCTCGACAACATCTCCACCTTCCGCAAGCTGCACATTTTCGAGGAGCCGGGCCATTACGTGATGGCGCTCGCCTCCGCCGGAAATCTCTCGGTGTCCCAGTCCGTGGTCAGCCTGCTGCACGAGGGCGTAGAGGACCATGAGGCCGGGGAACGGCAGATGATCGGCGACTGCCGCACCATGTTCCAGGCCGCGCAACTCGTGGGCCGCGCCATCCGGCAGGTGCATGCGGTGGATGCGCAGGCGCTGGAGCACAGCAATGTCAGCTTCGATGTGTCCTTCCTGCTGGGCGGCCAGATCGCCGGCGGGCCGCTACGGCTGTTCATGGTCTATTCGGCGGGCAATTTCATCGAATGCACCACCGACACGCCCTTCCTTCAGATCGGCGAGCACAAATACGGCAAGCCGGTTCTGGACCGCGCCGTGACCTATGACATGGAGATTTCCGACGCGCTCAAGGCGAGCCTCATCTCCATGGACAGCACCATGCGCTCGAACCTCGGCGTCGGCCTGCCCATCGACGTGCTGGTGCTCTGCCCGAACACGCTGGAAGCGGAACTGAACTACCGCATCGAGCCGGGCGAGCCCTATTTCCACGACCTGCGCGAACGTTGGTCCGCCGCTTTGCGCGCCGCCCATTCCGGCATTCCGCGCCCGCCCTACCTGAAGAACGGTCGCCGCGTCATCGAGAGTTGATGGCATTCCGGCTCAGGTAGGGCCTATCTAGGCGCCCCACGCCGGAGGGTCTGCCATGGTCCATATCCACATCACCGGGGCGTCCGGTTCGGGCACCTCGACGCTGGGCGCCGCCGTTGCGGAAGTGCTGGGCATCCGGCATCTCGACACCGACCGCTTCTTCTGGATGCCGACCGAGCCGCCCTTCACCACCCCGCGAGAGGTGAGCGCGCGCCTTGCGCTGTTGCAACAGGAGGCGCTGCCGGATGTGGGGTGGGTGCTCTCCGGCTCCGCGCTCAAATGGGCTACTCCGCTTGAGCCCCTCTACGATCTCATCGTCTTCCTCCACCTCGATCCGGCGGTGCGCATGGAACGGATCCGGCTTCGGGAGGAGCAGCGATATGGCGAGCGCATCCGGCCGGGCGGCGACATGGCCGAGGTGAGCCGGGCCTTTCTCGAATGGGCGGAAAGCTATGACACCGCAGGTCCCGAGCGCCGCAGCCGCGCGGCCCACGAGGACTGGCTTCAGCGCCAGAGCGCGCCGGTCCTGAGGCTTGATTCCGTGGAGCCGGTGGAGGCGCTCCTCGCGGCGGTGCTTGATCATCCCGCAGGTGGTGCCGCCAGATAATGAAACGGCCCCGGTTCCGCTTGGAAACAGGGGCCGTTGTCTTCAGAACGCCAGCGGCGCGCCGATCACTCGGCGGCGACGAGCTTGGCCGTCACGATCTTGTCGGGATCCTGCACGGGCTCGCCGCGTTTGATCTTGTCCACATTCTCCATGCCGGACACCACCTGCCCCCACACCGTGTACTGGCGGTCGAGGAAGCGGGCGTCGGTGAAGCAGATGAAGAACTGGCTGTCACCGCTGTCCGGGTTCTGGGCGCGGGCCATGGAGCAGGTGCCGCGCACGTGCGGCTCCGCATTGAACTCGGCCTTCAGCTTCTTGCCGGAGCCGCCCATGCCGTTGCCATACTGGCCGTCGCCGGTCTGGGCCATGAAGCCCTCGATGACGCGGTGGAACGGGACGTTGTTGTAGAAGCCTTCGTTCACCAGCTCCTTGATGCGCGCCACGTGGTTCGGGGCGAGATCGGGGCGGAACTTGATGGTCACGTCGCCCTTGGTGGTTTCGAGGACGAGCAGTTCTTCAGCCATTGGGCCTCTCCTGATGATTGTTGGAATGGATCACTTCACGTCGGCCGCGACCTGCATCTTCACGATGCGGTCGGGATTGGGCACCGCGCCATTGGCTTCCTTCGGGCCCTTCTTCAGCTTGTCGATGAACTCCATGCCGGAGACCACCTGCCCGACCACCGTGTACTGGCCGTTCAGGAAGGAGGAATCCGCATAGCAGATGAAGAACTGGGAATTGGCGCTGTCCGGCGAGGAGGCGCGGGCCATGCCCACCGTGCCGCGCACGAACGGGGTGTTGCTGAACTCGGCCTTAAGGTTCGGATACTTCGAACCTCCGGTGCCGTTGCCATACTGGCCATCGCCCGTCTGGGCCATGAAGCCGTCGATGACGCGGTGGAACGGCGCGTTGTTGTAATAGCCCTCGCGGGTGAGCGTCTTGAGGCGCTCCACATGGGCGGGCGCGAGATCGGGACGCAGCGCGATCACCACGCGGCCATAGGCCGTGTCGAGATAGAGCGTGTTCTGCGGATCGCTCTTCGGCGCAGGCTTGGCGGTCTGGGCCATGGCCGGGGCGGCGAAGGCCGTGGCGAAGG
The Azorhizobium caulinodans ORS 571 genome window above contains:
- a CDS encoding peptidylprolyl isomerase produces the protein MAEELLVLETTKGDVTIKFRPDLAPNHVARIKELVNEGFYNNVPFHRVIEGFMAQTGDGQYGNGMGGSGKKLKAEFNAEPHVRGTCSMARAQNPDSGDSQFFICFTDARFLDRQYTVWGQVVSGMENVDKIKRGEPVQDPDKIVTAKLVAAE
- a CDS encoding peptidylprolyl isomerase, producing MSRLIGRREFTGLAFATAFAAPAMAQTAKPAPKSDPQNTLYLDTAYGRVVIALRPDLAPAHVERLKTLTREGYYNNAPFHRVIDGFMAQTGDGQYGNGTGGSKYPNLKAEFSNTPFVRGTVGMARASSPDSANSQFFICYADSSFLNGQYTVVGQVVSGMEFIDKLKKGPKEANGAVPNPDRIVKMQVAADVK
- a CDS encoding ATP-binding protein, with product MVHIHITGASGSGTSTLGAAVAEVLGIRHLDTDRFFWMPTEPPFTTPREVSARLALLQQEALPDVGWVLSGSALKWATPLEPLYDLIVFLHLDPAVRMERIRLREEQRYGERIRPGGDMAEVSRAFLEWAESYDTAGPERRSRAAHEDWLQRQSAPVLRLDSVEPVEALLAAVLDHPAGGAAR
- a CDS encoding proteasome-type protease, translating into MTYCCGVLVRDGLVMIADTRTNAGLDNISTFRKLHIFEEPGHYVMALASAGNLSVSQSVVSLLHEGVEDHEAGERQMIGDCRTMFQAAQLVGRAIRQVHAVDAQALEHSNVSFDVSFLLGGQIAGGPLRLFMVYSAGNFIECTTDTPFLQIGEHKYGKPVLDRAVTYDMEISDALKASLISMDSTMRSNLGVGLPIDVLVLCPNTLEAELNYRIEPGEPYFHDLRERWSAALRAAHSGIPRPPYLKNGRRVIES
- a CDS encoding DUF4424 domain-containing protein, with amino-acid sequence MIDNHKTFGRCTARLLIAGLLAAAAGTPALANDSTAALSAGGLIMVPNLDIEMASEDLFISEQEVRVRYVFRNTAKQDQTVLVAFPMPDITIRESLNITIPNDASDNFLDFKTTVDGKPVQTQLEQRALALEIDRTAMLRDLKIPLAPYLKQTQAALDALPQDKWKEFEALGLGMVDEYEAGKGPERHLAPQWTLKSTYYWSQTFPAGKALVVEHKYRPSVGMSAGTLIGLKLKDNEYAAEEQRQQMDQFCVDQAFLNGVSKASKASKNSGEVPFSDARIHYILQTGGNWSGGTIRDFKLTVDKGASENLVSFCGKDVKKISPTQFQMTAKDFYPARNLGILILKPYPKQ
- a CDS encoding GNAT family N-acetyltransferase, which codes for MTEIRILPALSEIPAADWDACAAGGAARPEPFVSHAFLQALEEAGCARARTGWQPQHLVLDGPDGRPAAVAPAYLKSHSRGEYVFDHGWAEAYESAGGRYYPKVQAAVPFTPATGRRLLVRGDADEGALRETLGVGLVQLAKLRNASSVHVTFATEEEWEALAALGFLKRTDQQFHWVNEGYASYDDFLEALASRKRKALRKERREALANGIEIEWLTGADITEAAWDAFFAFYMDTGSRKWGSPYLNRAFFSLLGQRMADACLLVMAKRAGRYVAGALNLIGTDRLYGRYWGCIEHHPYLHFEVCYHQAVDFAIARGLKVVEAGAQGEHKLARGYLPRTTYSAHWIADAGLRRAVANYLERERAYVAQANEDLSALGPFRRGSAPEEVE